Proteins encoded within one genomic window of Candidatus Dormiibacterota bacterium:
- a CDS encoding RNA polymerase sigma factor, which yields MADEQPVRLAPGFEAAVHAESGRLFAIAYSILRDAQEAEDAVQETMELAWRSWDALRDPSKRSAWLRQICVRRAIRTRRRLLPRLWLADSHTVPSQQLDEPDLDLDRSYRRLTHQQRAVVTLHYEYGYSLDECAALIGCQPGTARSHLARALASLRKELNYG from the coding sequence ATGGCTGACGAGCAGCCGGTGCGCCTTGCGCCAGGGTTTGAAGCCGCCGTCCATGCAGAGAGCGGCCGGCTTTTCGCCATTGCCTATTCCATCCTGCGGGACGCGCAGGAAGCCGAGGATGCCGTACAGGAGACGATGGAACTGGCCTGGCGGTCCTGGGACGCGCTGCGCGATCCATCGAAGCGGAGCGCCTGGCTGCGCCAGATCTGCGTACGCCGCGCGATTCGGACGCGCAGGCGTTTGCTTCCCCGACTCTGGCTCGCCGACAGCCACACGGTCCCTTCGCAGCAACTCGATGAACCCGATCTGGACCTCGATCGATCCTATCGCCGCCTCACCCACCAACAGCGCGCCGTGGTGACGCTCCACTACGAATACGGCTACTCGCTCGACGAATGCGCCGCGCTGATCGGATGCCAGCCGGGGACCGCCCGTAGCCACCTTGCCCGAGCGCTGGCCAGCCTTCGAAAGGAGCTCAACTATGGGTAA
- the mraZ gene encoding division/cell wall cluster transcriptional repressor MraZ, with amino-acid sequence MFLGTYRHSVDTKGRVAIPARFREQLPGGTVISKGAEGCLQVYPPQEWAQEQGLRLGSATPAEERRLARMMFGAARECEFDAQGRIVLSADQRQYAGITGIAWIVGVNNLIEIWNDEGWRHIGEATPEEYTRIQDQVAEGRRAQRT; translated from the coding sequence ATGTTCCTCGGCACCTACCGACACTCGGTGGACACCAAGGGTCGGGTCGCGATTCCCGCCCGTTTTCGGGAGCAACTCCCAGGTGGGACCGTCATCTCCAAGGGCGCCGAGGGTTGTCTGCAGGTCTATCCGCCCCAGGAATGGGCGCAGGAGCAGGGCTTGCGGCTGGGCTCGGCGACGCCGGCGGAGGAGCGGCGCCTCGCCCGCATGATGTTCGGCGCCGCCCGCGAGTGCGAATTCGACGCCCAGGGACGCATCGTCCTGTCCGCCGATCAGCGGCAGTACGCCGGCATCACGGGCATTGCCTGGATCGTTGGCGTCAACAACTTGATCGAGATCTGGAACGACGAGGGGTGGCGCCACATCGGCGAAGCGACACCAGAGGAATACACGCGCATTCAGGACCAGGTGGCCGAGGGGCGACGTGCCCAGCGCACGTGA
- the rsmH gene encoding 16S rRNA (cytosine(1402)-N(4))-methyltransferase RsmH, with protein MSGHRPVLLQEVITSLQPAPGQAFVDATLGGGGYARALIGRLRPGGVLLGIDRDASALERFAREAVPPDVTVMLEHTNFAQLDRAAERIGRPPNGIIFDLGLSSLQLDDPERGFSFQSDGPLDMRLDRSESWTAADLLNRESESDLRRILRDYGQERWGSRIAQRIVERRRQVPFKTTKDLVDVVAGAIPRGAWPRDIHVATRTFMAFRIAVNRELDAVEKGLKAAIEVLASGGRVGVVSFHSLEDKIAKNLFNVEATDCICPPQAPVCICGHRRSVRVITRKPITPSEAEVQENPRARSAKLRIAEKL; from the coding sequence ATGTCCGGACATCGACCCGTACTTTTACAAGAAGTCATAACGAGCCTTCAACCAGCCCCCGGGCAGGCGTTTGTCGACGCCACGCTAGGGGGTGGGGGATATGCGCGGGCGCTGATCGGGCGCCTGCGGCCGGGCGGCGTGCTGCTCGGCATCGATCGCGACGCCTCCGCCCTCGAGCGGTTCGCCCGGGAAGCGGTGCCTCCGGACGTCACGGTGATGCTGGAGCACACCAACTTCGCGCAGCTCGACCGGGCGGCCGAGCGGATCGGCCGCCCACCAAACGGGATCATCTTCGACCTCGGTCTTTCCTCACTCCAGCTGGACGACCCGGAGCGGGGTTTCAGCTTTCAGTCAGACGGACCGCTCGACATGCGATTGGACCGTAGCGAATCGTGGACCGCCGCCGACCTGCTCAACCGCGAGTCGGAAAGTGACCTACGGCGCATCCTGCGGGACTACGGCCAGGAGCGGTGGGGATCCCGGATCGCGCAACGAATCGTGGAGCGGCGGCGCCAGGTGCCGTTCAAGACGACGAAGGACCTGGTCGACGTGGTGGCCGGGGCCATCCCACGCGGTGCCTGGCCACGCGACATTCACGTCGCGACCCGCACCTTCATGGCATTCCGGATCGCGGTCAACCGCGAGCTGGACGCGGTCGAAAAAGGGTTGAAGGCAGCCATTGAAGTGCTTGCAAGCGGTGGGCGCGTAGGGGTCGTCTCTTTCCACTCCCTCGAGGACAAGATTGCAAAGAACCTATTCAACGTCGAAGCAACAGACTGTATTTGTCCGCCCCAAGCGCCCGTTTGTATCTGCGGGCACCGTCGTTCGGTGCGCGTCATAACACGCAAGCCCATCACTCCTTCGGAAGCCGAGGTGCAGGAAAATCCCCGCGCCCGGTCGGCGAAATTACGAATCGCGGAGAAACTATGA
- a CDS encoding penicillin-binding protein 2, producing MRGPQELEPRSRILTLMALVLCAYLVLLGRLAYWQVLRHSDMARLAATYHDDTITLAAARGNILDRNGALLVTNTPVYSIFASPDQITGAERNGIAAKLAPVLQLTPADIEVRLASARQFVYLARRVQASVARQLDAMRLPGIGKVAETQRSYVDGGVAGTSLAANLLGFANDAGTGNYGIEGYYDKTLAGQAGFEATVRDLANRPIVLSDRQRREPVNGMTLQLSLDSTIQVVAERALADGVQKYQAESGSLIIMEPATGRIVAWADVPSYNANQFATTPTAQFIDPIVSNLYEPGSVMKVVTLSGALDDHAITPDTRFNETGVAVVGGVAIRNWDNRAHGNVTMTQVLQNSLNVGAIKAQQMEGAAPFYQYMQRFGIGAPTGVDVAAETAEPLRDLAKWKPVELATASFGQGVDTTPIEMLAAVNVVATGGNLVWPHVVDQVIDANGTRHPVQPRIVRQVISAKTAQEMQQMMVGVVEKGSGFAARIDGFKNRIAGKTGTASIPENGKYLADATIGSFVGFVPVDHPQFIMLVITRKPKVLFEGAYVAAPIWKTVASALITQWQIAP from the coding sequence GTGAGGGGCCCCCAGGAACTCGAGCCGCGGAGCCGCATCCTTACATTGATGGCGCTGGTGCTCTGCGCCTATCTGGTCCTGCTGGGCCGGCTCGCGTACTGGCAGGTCTTGCGCCACTCGGACATGGCTCGACTGGCAGCCACCTACCACGACGACACGATCACCCTGGCCGCCGCGCGGGGCAACATCCTCGACCGGAACGGTGCCCTGCTGGTGACCAACACGCCGGTCTATTCGATCTTCGCGTCGCCGGACCAGATCACGGGCGCCGAGCGCAACGGTATCGCCGCCAAGCTGGCACCGGTGCTCCAGCTCACCCCTGCCGATATCGAGGTCAGGCTCGCCTCGGCGCGGCAGTTCGTCTACCTGGCGCGGCGCGTTCAGGCCTCGGTCGCCCGGCAGCTTGACGCGATGCGCCTCCCCGGAATCGGGAAGGTCGCCGAGACCCAGCGGTCCTATGTCGACGGCGGCGTCGCCGGGACAAGCCTCGCCGCCAACCTGCTGGGTTTCGCCAACGACGCGGGAACCGGCAACTACGGCATCGAGGGCTATTACGACAAGACCCTCGCCGGCCAGGCGGGATTCGAGGCGACGGTGCGCGACCTGGCGAACCGGCCGATCGTCCTGAGCGATCGCCAGCGCCGCGAGCCGGTGAACGGCATGACGTTACAGTTATCGCTCGACAGCACGATCCAGGTGGTCGCCGAGCGAGCGCTGGCCGACGGCGTACAGAAATATCAGGCCGAAAGCGGCTCGCTGATCATCATGGAGCCGGCCACCGGTCGCATCGTCGCCTGGGCCGATGTGCCCAGCTACAACGCGAACCAGTTTGCGACGACGCCCACCGCGCAGTTCATCGACCCGATCGTTTCGAATCTTTATGAGCCGGGGTCGGTGATGAAGGTCGTGACATTGTCAGGCGCGCTCGATGATCACGCCATCACCCCCGACACGCGGTTCAACGAGACCGGCGTCGCGGTGGTGGGCGGAGTCGCGATCCGCAACTGGGACAACCGGGCCCACGGGAATGTCACAATGACTCAGGTCCTCCAAAACTCGCTCAACGTCGGCGCCATCAAGGCCCAGCAGATGGAGGGGGCCGCCCCCTTCTACCAGTACATGCAACGCTTCGGCATCGGCGCCCCCACCGGCGTTGACGTCGCGGCGGAGACGGCCGAGCCGCTTCGTGATCTCGCAAAGTGGAAGCCAGTCGAGCTCGCGACCGCCTCCTTCGGCCAGGGGGTCGACACCACGCCCATCGAGATGCTGGCCGCCGTCAACGTGGTCGCCACCGGCGGCAACCTCGTCTGGCCGCACGTCGTGGACCAGGTGATCGACGCGAACGGAACGCGCCACCCGGTTCAGCCGCGCATCGTCCGCCAGGTCATCAGCGCGAAGACCGCGCAGGAGATGCAGCAGATGATGGTCGGCGTTGTCGAGAAGGGCTCCGGTTTTGCCGCGCGGATCGACGGCTTCAAGAACCGGATCGCCGGCAAGACCGGCACCGCGAGCATCCCGGAAAACGGGAAATATCTTGCGGACGCGACCATCGGCTCCTTCGTCGGCTTCGTGCCCGTCGATCACCCGCAGTTCATCATGCTGGTGATCACCCGCAAGCCGAAGGTTCTCTTCGAGGGTGCGTACGTCGCCGCCCCCATCTGGAAAACCGTCGCCAGCGCGCTGATCACCCAGTGGCAGATCGCCCCGTGA
- the murF gene encoding UDP-N-acetylmuramoyl-tripeptide--D-alanyl-D-alanine ligase: MSVKDVVNATRGRLLSGPHDVTFTQLFVDSREVKPGGLFVALRGEQHDGHVFIPQAIERGAAGILCERPPQGVESAAVIQVEDTRQSLFDITADRLARQPHPIVAITGSAGKTTTKDLIAHLLGRRLRVHKSEGNLNTYTGIPMTIFQMDPRDRALVVEYAMSRAGEIRELTRVAPPTIGVVLNVGLAHVGFLGSIEGVAAAKRELVEGLAPGGLAVLNADDLRVRAMSAVARRFTLFGMSNDAAVRAEKIRLHGLEGSTFMLLTPRGKVEVYLRLPGHHSISNALAAAAVALEFDFDAPAIASALHGFAPPARRMNIVSGRNGATVIDDSYNASPGSMLAALEVLSLAPKGCLKVAVLGDMLELGDHAERAHEEIGSLAGKTADVLIAVGEYAPRVVQAARRAGLPTDRAFVVESAEQAVASLTPLLTAQTQVLVKGSRGMRLERVVEQIREAP; encoded by the coding sequence ATGTCTGTGAAGGACGTGGTGAACGCGACACGCGGCCGGCTGCTCAGCGGTCCGCACGATGTCACCTTCACCCAGCTCTTTGTCGATTCGAGGGAGGTGAAACCGGGCGGCCTGTTCGTTGCCTTGCGCGGCGAGCAGCACGACGGACACGTCTTCATCCCACAAGCGATCGAACGTGGTGCGGCCGGGATCCTCTGCGAGCGGCCACCGCAGGGTGTGGAAAGCGCGGCGGTGATCCAGGTGGAGGACACCCGGCAATCGCTCTTCGACATCACGGCCGACCGGCTCGCCCGCCAGCCACACCCGATCGTCGCCATCACCGGCAGTGCCGGCAAGACGACGACCAAAGACCTGATCGCGCATCTGCTCGGGCGACGGCTCCGGGTGCACAAGAGCGAGGGCAACCTGAATACCTATACCGGCATCCCGATGACGATCTTCCAGATGGATCCGCGCGACCGAGCGCTGGTGGTCGAGTACGCGATGTCGCGGGCCGGCGAGATCCGCGAGTTGACCCGCGTGGCTCCGCCGACGATCGGCGTTGTCCTCAACGTCGGCCTGGCGCACGTTGGTTTCCTGGGTTCGATCGAGGGTGTGGCGGCGGCCAAGCGGGAGCTTGTCGAAGGACTCGCTCCCGGCGGCCTGGCGGTCCTCAACGCCGACGACCTGCGGGTTCGCGCTATGTCGGCGGTCGCGCGCCGCTTCACGCTCTTCGGCATGTCGAACGACGCCGCCGTCCGCGCCGAGAAGATCCGGCTCCACGGCCTCGAGGGCAGCACGTTCATGCTGCTCACGCCGCGCGGCAAAGTGGAGGTCTATCTCCGCCTGCCCGGCCACCACAGCATCTCGAATGCGCTCGCCGCCGCCGCCGTCGCGCTGGAATTCGATTTCGATGCGCCGGCCATCGCGTCGGCGCTGCACGGCTTCGCGCCACCGGCGCGGCGGATGAACATTGTGTCCGGACGCAACGGCGCCACCGTGATCGACGACTCCTACAACGCCAGCCCCGGATCGATGCTCGCGGCGCTCGAGGTACTGAGCCTCGCGCCCAAGGGCTGCCTGAAAGTGGCGGTGCTGGGGGACATGCTGGAGTTGGGCGACCATGCGGAACGGGCCCACGAGGAAATTGGTTCGCTTGCCGGCAAGACCGCCGACGTCCTGATCGCGGTCGGGGAATATGCCCCCCGCGTGGTGCAGGCCGCGCGCCGAGCCGGCTTGCCAACGGATCGTGCCTTCGTCGTCGAGAGCGCCGAGCAGGCGGTGGCATCATTGACCCCCCTGCTGACCGCGCAAACGCAGGTGCTCGTCAAGGGCTCCCGTGGCATGCGTCTGGAGCGCGTCGTCGAGCAAATTCGTGAGGCGCCATGA
- the mraY gene encoding phospho-N-acetylmuramoyl-pentapeptide-transferase produces the protein MRPLIVFVAALVVSALVFPAAIGQLARARMGQQIREEGPAAHHGKAGTPTAGGLVFVLVALVLYLVADRSVAGGFVLTALVLGAALGFIDDFAAIRGGRNLGLKARQKIVIQLATGALLGYLALRWGLTSQLVPFDGRHPISGWIIVVVTAVAVAAGSNAFNLTDGSDGLAAGAGAITFGALAIIAVLQHRPSAGLMPAILAGVLTGFLFYNLFPARVFMGDTGSLALGTAMVAAAIATGFLWYLPLLALVFVVETVSVIAQVASFKMTGKRIIKMSPLHNHFIVSGWREMPIAVWFWTGSLVAAVLALALARPGASA, from the coding sequence ATGAGGCCACTGATCGTCTTTGTCGCGGCCCTCGTCGTGAGCGCCCTCGTTTTCCCAGCGGCGATCGGCCAGTTGGCCCGGGCACGGATGGGCCAGCAAATCCGCGAAGAAGGCCCGGCCGCCCACCACGGCAAGGCCGGCACGCCGACCGCGGGCGGCCTGGTGTTCGTGCTGGTGGCGCTCGTCCTCTATCTGGTTGCCGACCGTTCGGTGGCCGGTGGCTTCGTGCTGACCGCGCTGGTGTTGGGCGCGGCCCTCGGCTTCATCGATGACTTTGCCGCCATCCGCGGCGGGCGCAACCTCGGGCTGAAGGCCCGGCAGAAGATCGTGATCCAGCTGGCGACGGGCGCGCTGCTCGGCTATCTCGCGCTGCGCTGGGGGCTGACCAGCCAGCTCGTCCCCTTCGATGGACGCCACCCGATCAGCGGCTGGATCATCGTCGTCGTCACGGCGGTGGCGGTGGCCGCCGGCTCCAACGCCTTCAACCTGACGGATGGCAGCGATGGCCTGGCCGCGGGAGCGGGCGCCATCACCTTCGGCGCGCTGGCGATCATCGCCGTCCTGCAACATCGACCCAGTGCGGGTCTGATGCCGGCCATCCTGGCGGGCGTCCTTACCGGTTTCCTGTTCTACAACTTGTTTCCCGCGCGCGTCTTCATGGGTGACACGGGGAGCCTGGCGCTGGGGACGGCCATGGTCGCGGCGGCGATCGCCACCGGCTTCCTCTGGTATCTGCCGCTGCTGGCCCTCGTCTTCGTCGTCGAGACCGTCTCCGTGATCGCGCAGGTCGCGAGCTTCAAGATGACCGGCAAGCGAATCATCAAGATGTCGCCGCTGCACAACCATTTCATCGTCTCGGGCTGGCGCGAGATGCCGATCGCCGTCTGGTTCTGGACCGGGTCGCTGGTCGCCGCCGTGCTCGCGCTGGCGCTGGCGCGGCCCGGGGCTTCGGCGTGA
- the murD gene encoding UDP-N-acetylmuramoyl-L-alanine--D-glutamate ligase: protein MKGRHALVLGYGRSGRAAATFITGRGGSVRVVDRADTPELRAELERAGIQARLGGYGAEDLNGTDLLVVSPGVPWDEPLVETARRRGIEVTSEIDLFFGSCPARIVGITGTNGKTTTTALTAEVLRAGGLRVMRGGNIGEPVLDRIDQLRPDDWVVLELSSFQLESITTPRLHIGVVLNVTPDHLDRHKSFARYVEIKARAIAFMEPEDHAVLNVDDPACAGMRTQTRGQVLAFGLHQPVDRGVTLVDGWVTIAHAGVKRRVLPAAEVPLPGDHNLSNVMAAVAAGDAAGIAPEPVADAVRQFKAVEHRLEPIGTFNGVRWYNDSKATNPDSTYKALAAFSEPIILIAGGRNKGIEIEPLARAIAGRVAALVTMGETGEELARRARDAGLKKVERAEDLADAVRKAAALAPRGSVVLLSPAFTSYDMFRDYEDRGRRFKATVLAELSR, encoded by the coding sequence GTGAAGGGTCGGCACGCGCTGGTCCTTGGCTACGGCCGCAGCGGACGGGCGGCCGCAACCTTTATCACCGGTCGCGGAGGGTCGGTACGGGTGGTCGATCGCGCCGACACCCCGGAGCTGCGCGCAGAGCTCGAGCGGGCAGGGATCCAGGCCCGCCTCGGCGGTTACGGCGCGGAGGACCTCAACGGCACCGACCTCCTGGTGGTGAGCCCCGGTGTGCCGTGGGATGAGCCCCTGGTCGAGACCGCCCGCCGGCGCGGCATTGAAGTGACCAGCGAGATCGACCTCTTCTTCGGCTCATGTCCCGCCCGCATCGTCGGGATCACGGGTACCAACGGCAAGACGACCACCACGGCGCTCACCGCGGAGGTCCTCCGTGCCGGCGGGCTGCGGGTGATGCGGGGCGGCAACATCGGCGAGCCCGTACTCGACCGCATCGACCAGCTCCGCCCGGACGATTGGGTTGTGCTGGAGCTGAGCAGCTTTCAGCTGGAGTCGATCACGACGCCGCGGTTGCACATTGGCGTGGTGCTGAACGTGACGCCCGATCACCTCGACCGCCACAAGTCGTTCGCGCGCTACGTCGAGATCAAGGCACGCGCGATTGCCTTCATGGAGCCTGAGGACCACGCGGTGCTCAACGTCGATGACCCAGCCTGTGCCGGAATGCGGACACAGACGAGGGGCCAGGTGCTGGCGTTCGGTCTTCATCAACCCGTTGACCGGGGCGTCACCCTGGTGGATGGCTGGGTCACCATCGCGCATGCGGGAGTCAAGCGCCGGGTGCTGCCGGCCGCCGAGGTCCCGCTCCCCGGCGACCACAACCTCAGTAATGTGATGGCCGCTGTCGCCGCCGGCGACGCGGCCGGCATCGCGCCTGAGCCGGTGGCCGATGCCGTGCGGCAGTTTAAAGCCGTCGAGCATCGGCTGGAGCCGATCGGCACCTTCAATGGCGTCCGCTGGTACAACGACTCGAAGGCGACCAACCCGGACTCGACCTACAAGGCACTCGCGGCCTTCAGCGAGCCCATCATCCTGATCGCCGGTGGCCGCAACAAAGGGATCGAGATCGAGCCGCTGGCCCGAGCGATCGCGGGCCGGGTCGCCGCGCTGGTGACGATGGGGGAGACGGGCGAGGAGCTGGCCCGCCGGGCGCGTGACGCCGGCCTGAAAAAGGTCGAACGCGCGGAGGACCTGGCCGATGCGGTGCGCAAGGCCGCCGCGCTGGCGCCGCGCGGGTCGGTGGTCCTGCTGTCACCAGCCTTCACCAGCTACGACATGTTCCGCGACTACGAGGACCGGGGGCGGCGCTTCAAGGCGACCGTGCTCGCGGAGCTGAGCCGGTGA
- the ftsW gene encoding putative lipid II flippase FtsW, with translation MRARAALELPAARRTLASTRLWRRGDRTLVLTVLALTAFGLVMVFSASEVQGWLWFHNAAYYFERQLLWLALGVILLWAAAHIDYHRLRPLAWPLAGVTVVLMVVVLLPHFGIEVNGARRWLRLGPMQMQPAELAKVASIVFMALWLERHRERIGSLEDGVVPFLALLALVTLLVILERDLGTTMIVAGILLSQFLVAGGKKRHVLLLLLIVGLCLYVFIRMEPYRLHRILAFVDPWSDPLNTGFQAIQSVVALGSGGVTGLGLGHSIQKYQWLPFAHTDFIFAIVGEETGLIGTTIVLALFGLFTYRGYRVALKAPDAFGSLLACGVTTWIAFQALINIAAVTVTLPTTGIPLPFISYGGSSLAITLLAVGILMNVSTQSEKVGWIRHASIDLGRRHGRTLVPGDRRRAGAVAERS, from the coding sequence GTGAGGGCGCGGGCCGCGCTCGAGCTGCCGGCCGCGCGCCGGACGCTGGCCTCCACCCGTCTCTGGCGTCGCGGTGACCGCACGCTCGTGCTCACCGTCCTGGCACTGACGGCCTTCGGGCTGGTGATGGTCTTCTCCGCCTCCGAGGTACAGGGTTGGCTCTGGTTCCACAACGCGGCGTACTACTTCGAGCGGCAGCTGCTCTGGCTCGCACTGGGCGTCATTCTGCTGTGGGCTGCGGCCCACATCGACTACCACCGGCTGCGACCGCTCGCCTGGCCGCTGGCGGGCGTGACCGTCGTCCTGATGGTGGTCGTGCTGCTGCCGCATTTCGGGATCGAGGTCAACGGCGCCCGGCGCTGGCTGCGGTTGGGGCCGATGCAGATGCAGCCGGCGGAGCTGGCGAAGGTCGCCAGCATCGTCTTCATGGCCCTCTGGTTGGAGCGCCATCGGGAGCGGATCGGGTCGCTCGAAGACGGCGTCGTCCCCTTCCTCGCGCTGCTGGCACTCGTGACCCTGCTCGTCATTCTCGAACGAGACCTGGGCACCACCATGATCGTCGCCGGCATCCTGCTCTCCCAGTTCCTGGTCGCGGGCGGGAAAAAGCGTCACGTCCTCTTGCTGCTGCTGATCGTTGGCCTCTGCCTCTATGTCTTCATTCGCATGGAGCCTTACCGGCTGCATCGCATCCTGGCCTTTGTTGACCCCTGGTCCGATCCGCTCAACACCGGCTTTCAGGCGATCCAGTCGGTGGTCGCGCTCGGCTCCGGGGGCGTGACCGGGCTCGGGCTCGGGCACAGCATTCAGAAATATCAATGGCTGCCGTTCGCGCACACCGACTTCATCTTCGCCATCGTGGGCGAGGAGACCGGCCTGATCGGGACCACGATCGTGCTCGCGCTGTTCGGGCTCTTCACCTATCGCGGCTACCGCGTGGCGCTCAAGGCTCCGGATGCCTTCGGCTCCTTACTCGCCTGTGGGGTGACCACCTGGATCGCCTTCCAGGCGCTGATCAACATCGCGGCCGTCACGGTGACCTTGCCCACGACCGGGATTCCGTTACCCTTCATCAGCTACGGGGGCTCCTCGCTCGCGATCACCCTGCTGGCGGTCGGCATACTGATGAACGTTTCGACCCAGAGCGAGAAGGTGGGATGGATACGGCATGCGAGTATTGATCTCGGGCGGCGGCACGGGCGGACACTTGTTCCCGGCGATCGCCGTCGCGCAGGCGCTGTCGCGGAAAGATCCTGA
- the murG gene encoding undecaprenyldiphospho-muramoylpentapeptide beta-N-acetylglucosaminyltransferase produces the protein MRVLISGGGTGGHLFPAIAVAQALSRKDPDATILFAGRREGIEAKTVASYGMPFTAIPAAPLYTEQVWRNWKLPPVLGAALWQSWRLLDRFKPDVVLGTGGYVSVPLIMAAGLARVPIVLQEQNLMPGRATRALARFAGKVATAYPESSRFLPAAKTVVTGTPVRTEFWRRKENFPHQPQTLLVLGGSQGAHRLNQAVADAVPWLLDRPDLRIAHQTGAREIGAMQAVKAKLPPPLAGRYEPFAFANDLADRIRGADLVISRAGASTLSEVSAIGVPMILIPYPYAGGHQRMNVKPYESAGAAIVIPDEEAEERLRGVVTSLIDDPARYRKMVEAMRGLGRPYAAEEVVRLLEEVARHH, from the coding sequence ATGCGAGTATTGATCTCGGGCGGCGGCACGGGCGGACACTTGTTCCCGGCGATCGCCGTCGCGCAGGCGCTGTCGCGGAAAGATCCTGACGCCACCATCCTGTTCGCGGGGCGCCGCGAGGGGATCGAAGCGAAAACGGTCGCGAGTTATGGCATGCCCTTTACGGCCATCCCGGCCGCGCCGCTCTACACTGAGCAGGTATGGCGTAACTGGAAACTGCCGCCGGTGCTGGGGGCCGCGCTCTGGCAATCCTGGCGGCTCCTCGACCGGTTCAAGCCCGACGTCGTGCTCGGCACCGGCGGGTACGTCAGTGTCCCGCTCATCATGGCGGCCGGCCTGGCCCGCGTCCCGATCGTCCTCCAGGAACAAAACCTGATGCCCGGGCGCGCCACGCGGGCGCTCGCCCGTTTCGCCGGGAAGGTCGCCACTGCCTATCCGGAATCCTCGCGCTTCCTCCCCGCGGCCAAGACGGTCGTCACCGGCACGCCGGTCCGGACGGAATTCTGGCGTCGCAAAGAGAATTTCCCGCACCAGCCGCAGACCCTCCTTGTGTTGGGTGGCAGCCAGGGTGCCCATCGGCTCAACCAGGCGGTCGCGGACGCGGTCCCCTGGCTGCTGGATCGCCCTGACCTGCGGATCGCGCACCAGACGGGCGCACGCGAGATCGGTGCCATGCAGGCGGTCAAGGCCAAGCTGCCCCCGCCGCTTGCGGGACGCTACGAGCCCTTCGCCTTTGCCAACGACCTGGCCGACCGGATCCGAGGCGCGGACCTCGTCATCAGCCGGGCCGGCGCCAGCACCCTGAGCGAGGTGAGCGCGATCGGCGTTCCGATGATCCTGATCCCCTATCCGTACGCCGGGGGCCACCAGCGAATGAACGTCAAACCCTACGAGTCGGCGGGCGCGGCGATCGTGATTCCCGACGAAGAGGCGGAAGAGCGTCTCCGCGGGGTGGTCACCTCCCTCATCGACGATCCGGCCCGATATCGCAAGATGGTCGAGGCCATGCGAGGATTGGGGCGGCCGTACGCCGCCGAAGAGGTTGTCAGGCTCCTCGAAGAGGTGGCGCGGCACCACTGA